The DNA segment TTCACAGCGTGGTCACCGGGACCATGACCGAGGCCTTCAACAACTCGACCCAGTACATGACCGACCACGACCTGGCCGGTATTGCCCGCTACCTGGCGTCATTACCCGGCGACCCACAACGCGACGGGCCGGCCTGGGACCCGGCGCGCGCCCAGGCCTTGACCGCCAGTGACATGCAAAAACCGGGGGCGGCCAATTACGTGGCCAAGTGCAGTTCCTGCCACGGCATCGACGGTCGCGGTCAGGGGCAGTGGATGCCGCCGCTGGCCGGTGCGTCGTCATCGATGGCCAAACACAGCGCCACCAGCATCAACGTGGCCTTGAATGGCTCGGACCGGGTCGTGGCGCAGGGCATGCCCGATGCCTATCGCATGCCGCCTTATCGCAATCAACTGAACGATCAGGAAATGGCTGACGTCTTGACCTTCATCCGCAGCAGCTGGGGCAATCAGGGTGGGCCGGTGACGCCTGCCGAGGTGGCTGAACTGCGCGAGCGAACCCGCGCGGCGAGCAGCAATCCGATCATTCTGCAGATGCGCTGATCACGGCCGAGCAAGGAGATCGAAGATGGAAAGCGTTGACCTGCTGGTACTGCGCACCGCTTCAGGCTGGCTGGCTGAAGGGCGGCGGGTGCTGCTGGCCACAGTGGTCAGGACCTGGGGTTCATCGCCGCGCCCGGTGGGCTCGATGATGGCGTTGCGTGATGACGGTCGCACCGCTGGCAGCGTCTCGGGTGGCTGTATCGAGGATGACCTGATTCATCGTTACAGCGCCGCCTTCAGCACTCAACCGATGCCCGTTGGCGCACCCCAAGTGGTGCGCTACGGGGTCAGTGCTGATGAGGCGCATCGTTTCGGTTTGCCGTGCGGCGGCACCCTTGAACTGGTGTTGGAATTCGAGCCTGACCAAGCGTCACTGGCGCACCTGCTGGCCGCGCTGGATGACGGCGTATTGATGCGCCGCACGCTGGGCATGGCCACGGGTGATGTCACGCTGGTGCCTGCCAACCAACCCGAAGCCTTGCAGTTCGATGGCGCGACCCTGATCAATACCCTGGGGCCGGCGTACCGGATGCTGCTGATCGGCGCCGGGGCACTGGCCGAGTACCTGGCGACCATGGCCTTGTTCAGTGGTTTTCGGGTCACGGTCTGCGACCCGCGTCATGAATATCGGGCCGGCTGGTCGGTGGCCGGAGCTGAACTGGTGACCGGCATGCCGGATGACGAGGTGCTGGCCTTCAGACCGGATGTGCGCAGTTGCGTCATCGGCCTGACCCATGACCCGAAACTCGACGACCTGGCGCTGCTGGCCGCGCTGGACAGCCCGGCCTTTTACGTTGGTGCCATCGGTTCGCGGCGCAACGACCGCAGCCGTCGTGATCGACTGATCGAGCATTTCGGCCAGAGCGAAGCCTCGTTGCAACGCTTGCATGGCCCGGTCGGCATCTTCATCGGCAGCAAGACCCCGGCAGAAATCGCCGTGAGCATCATGGCTCAGGTACTGGCGATCAAGAACGGCGTGTGCCTGCCCGACACCCTGTCGGTGGCGCACGGCAAGCAGCAGCTGGAACGCAATACGACCGACGCGGCCTGAGCCTTCCGGCAGGCCGATCGGGGGTTCGGAACCGGTCAATCGTTTACTTGTTAACCAGTCGTCGGCTATAGTCCTCGGCCATCATCCGAACCCTCCCACCGCCGGTCCTGCACCGGCTATTGTGTAGACCATGCCCAGCCCCAGACCCTCTCTGACCCTTACCCTGCTGCAGGCCCGTGAAGCAGCGATGGCGTTCTTTCGTCCGTCATTGAACGAACATGGCCTGACCGAACAACAATGGCGGGTCATTCGCATCCTCAACCAGCAGGGTGAAATGGAGAGCTACCAACTGGCCGAGCAGGCCTGCATCCTCAAGCCGAGCATGACCGGCGTGCTGGCGCGCCTGGAGCGCGACGGCATTGTACGGCGCAGCAAACCGGCCCATGACCAGCGACGCATGCTGGTCAGCCTGACCGAGCAGGGCCAGCAGTGCTTCGTCTCGATGAGCGAAGACATGGAGCGCAACTATCAGCGCATCCAGGCGCAGTTCGGCGAAGACAAGATGCAGCAATTGCTGGAGCTGCTGCGCGAGCTCAAACGCATTGAGCCGTGATTCACAAGGGTAACCTTGGAGGGGTAATGCTGATCCGTTAAGGACAACGCGGTTCCTGTGGGAGCTGGCTTGCTAGCGAAAGCGGCTGCACATTCGCAGCAGATGCGGTGACTTTGCCGGCCTCTTCGTCGGAATGCCGCCCAGACCAAGGTCGCTCCCACAAAGGCAGATAGCGCTTATCCGAACAGTATTGGCTCTAGCCGGGAAGCCTTCGCGGATAAATCCGCTCCTACGGCGCCCGTCATCCGCACACGCCGTTGTGCAAGCACACAACAACGCGGCCATACCGTCGTGCAAACCGCCAAAGAGTTTTTGTTGACGCACCCCTATGATCAACGGGCTGCCCATAACAACAACATCCTTCAAGGACTCCACACCATGTCCAACTCGCCGACTCGCGAGGCTGACGACGTGCAAGGCAATCTTGTCTACCGTCGCATCACCCTGCGTCTGATCCCCTTCATTTTCATCTGCTACCTGTTCAACTACCTGGACCGCGTCAACGTCGGTTTCGCCAAGCTGCAGATGCTCGACGCCCTGAAGTTCAGCGAAACGGTCTACGGCCTGGGCGCCGGGATCTTCTTTATCGGTTACGTGCTGTGCGGCCTGCCCAGCAACCTGGCCTTGAACCGCTTCGGGCCGCGGCGCTGGATCGGCCTGATGATGATCACCTGGGGCACGTTCTCGACCTGCCTGCTGTTTGTCACCACGCCGATGGAATTTTATGTGCTGCGCTTTCTGACCGGCATGGCCGAAGCCGGCTTCTTCCCCGGCATCGTGCTGTACCTGTCGCGCTGGTACCCCAACCAGCGGCGCGGTCGGATCATGGCGCTGTTCATGTCGGCGATTCCGGTGTCCGGCCTGCTTGGCGGGCCGTTCTCCGGCTGGATCCTCAACCACTTCGCCCATGGCCAGGGCGGCCTGGATGGCTGGCAGTGGATGTTTCTGATCCAGGGCCTGCCGACCGTGTTGCTCGGCCTGCTGGCCTTCAAGCTGCTGTGCGACAAGGTCGAAGACGCCCGTTGGTTGAGCGCCGAACAACAGCAACGGGTCAGGAGTGATGTGGCCAATGACGAGTTGAACCGCCCGAAACAGGCCAGTTCGTCGCTGGCCAGCGTGCTGACCATGCCGCTGATCTGGACCCTGGGCTTTATCTACTTCTGCATCCAGAGCGGGGTGTATGCCATCAACTTCTGGCTGCCCTCGATCATCAAGAACCTGGGCTTCAGCGATGCGCTTGTGATCGGCTGGATCAGTGCGATCCCTTACCTGCTGGCCGGGGTGTTCATGCTGTTGGTGGGGCGTTCGGCCGACTTGCGCAACGAGCGGCGCTGGCACCTGGTGGTGCCGATGCTGATGGGCGCGGCGGGGCTGATGATTGCCGCCAACTTCGCCAGTGTGCCGGTGATCGCCATTGCCGGCCTGTGCATTGCCACCATGGGCGCGCTGACCGGTCTGCCGATGTTCTGGCCGTTGCCGACCGCGTTGCTCAGCGCCAGCGTGGCCGCCGGCGGCCTGGCCTTGATCAACTCCATCGGCCAGATGGCCGGGTTTCTCAGCCCTTATCTGGTGGGCTGGATCAAGGATCAGACCGGTTCGACCACCGCCGCGCTGTATGCGCTGGCGGCGTTGACCATTGTCGGCAGCCTGGTGGCGCTGCGTCTGAGCCGGCCTGCCTCGGTTCCGGCAACGGCGGCCACCTGACCCGCGTTACCAGCGATAGCTCAGGGTACTGACCAACTGGCGTTCGTCACCGTAGCGGCAGATGGCGAACTCGCAATAGGTGTAGCGCTTGTTGGTCAGGTTGTTGGCGTTGAGCGCGACTTCCCAGTGTGGGTCGATCTCGTAGCTGGCCCGCGCATCGAACAGGGTGTAGGCCGGCATGCCTGACGGGACGCCCGAAGCCTGGGTGCTGCCCTTGTAACGGGCGCCGCCGCCGATGCGCAGATTGGGGATACCCAGCGCGTGCAGGCGGTAGTCGGCCCACAGCGCGGCCTGGTGATACGGGCTGTCTTCGCTGCGCTGGCCGATTTCTGCGGCCACGTTACTCTTGGTGATGCGTGCATCGATGTAGGCGTATGAGGCGATCAGGCTCAGGTTCGGCACAGGTTCAGTGCGTGCTTCGAGTTCCAGGCCACGGGAACGGACTTCACCGGTCTGCACCGAGAAATTGATGTCGGTGCGGTCCTGGGTCAGGACATTCTGTTGGGTCAGTTCATAGACCGCTGCGCTGAGCAGAGTGTTGCTGCCCTCGGGCTGATAACGGATACCGACTTCGTACTGCTTGCCTTCGGTAGGCACGAACGCCACGCCGTCACGGTCAGTGCCGGCCACCGGGAAGAATGACTCGCTGTAGCTCAGGTACGGTGCCAGGCCATTGTCGGCCTTGTACACCAGGCCCACACGCCAGGTGGTGGATTCATCGCTCTGGCTGCTGTGGCTCTGGTTGCGAAACAGTTTGGTGCTCTGGTCGGCCCAGTCATGCCGCCCCCCGAGCAGCAGAACCCAGCGCTCGTCGAACTTGATCTGGTCCTGCCAGTAAATGCCTTTTTGCAGGGTGTCTATTTGCGAGCCACGATCGGTTGCCGGGTTGCGGTTAACCACCACCGGCTGGCCGTATTGCGGGTTATTGAGGTTCAGCGACGGCGCGTTGCCACGGAAGTTGTGTGAGTCATAGCTGCTGTCATAGGCGTCGAAACCCAGCAGCAAGGTGTGCTGCCAGTTGCCGAACTGCCACTGGCTTTGCACATTGGTATCGCTGGCCAGCGCGCGCGAACGTTCGCGGCGGTCGCTGTACTGGCGGCCGAGAGTCCCGGTATTGAGGGCATTGGCCAGTGTCGCTGTGTTGACTTGCAGATAACGCCAGGTCACGTCAGCTTCGTAGTAGCGCAGCTTGTGGCTGACTTTGGTGTGTTCATCGAAGCGGTGGTCGAACTCATAGCCGAGCGCCGACATATTGCCATCCATGCGGTCGTAATCCGGCTCACCGATAAAATCGTGGCGGCCGATGGCGAACGGGCTGTCACCCACGCCCTTGGTCAATTGCCAGGGCAGTGGCGCCGAGAAACCCGTTGCGGTTTTCTGATAGAACGACAGCAGTGTCAGCGAGGTGTCTTCGGTCGGTTGCCAGGTCAGGGCCGGCGCAATGTAGAACTTGTCATTGTCGATATGATCGGCGCTGGTCTGGCTGTCGCGCTCCAGCACGGTCAGCCGGTAACTGAGGGTGTCGCTGTCGCCCAAGGGACCGGTGAAGTCGCCGGACAACTGCTTGCGGTCATGCTCACCGAGCTGCGCGTTGACTTCATTCCAGGAGGTCTGGCTGGGGCGCTTGCTGACTGCGTTGATCAGCCCGCCCGGCGACAACTGGCCGTAGAGCACCGAGGCGGCGCCGCGAACCACTTCGGCGCGTTCCAGGCCGTAGGGTTCCTGCACGCCATCGTAAGAGTTGTTCTGCAAACGCAGGCCGTCGCGCAGCGATCCACCGGTGGCTGACTCAACGTCAAAGCCGCGAATCCGGAATCGGTCGGCGGTGCGGTTGAAGCTGGTGGGCTGGCTGGTAAAACCGGGGGTGAGGTCCAGACTCTGCGAAAGCGTCTCCGCTTGCCGGTCACGAATCTCATCGCTGGTGGCCACCGACAGTGACTGCGGGGTTTCGGTAATGGGCGTGTCGGTCTTGGTCGCGCTCAGGTTGCGTTTGGCCACGTAGCCCTGTACGTGGCCGGTGGCGGTTTGTTCGGTCGTGGCGCCAATCGCGGTGGGCGCCAGCTCCAGGCTGTCGCCGGCCTGCAGCGCCGGGGTCAGCAGATAGCCGTTGGCACCACGCAGCGCCTGGTAGCCGCTGCCCTGCAGAATCCGTGCAAAGCCTTCATCGACCCCATAGCTGCCTTGCAGGCCCTGGCTTTGCACACCGGCGACTGTTTGCGGGTTGAACATCAACGCCACGCCGCTGTGCTGAGCGAAGCGGCTCAACACCTGGGCCAGCTCACCAGCAGCGATGTTGTAAGACTGAGCCTGCTGCTGAGCGTGTGCAAAGGGTACGCCCAGGCCGAGCAACGCGCTGCTGGCCAGGCTGATGGTCAGCGCCAGAGGCGCCAGGCGGCAGGGGAAGGTCTGGGGCGTGTCCAGCGGCATGGAAGGCAGTCCTGTCTTGTGGGTTGTCCTTCCTTGACGCAGGGCTTGAGCAAAGCGGAACCGCAGCAGAATTTATTTTGCTGCCGAGGCCGCAATCCGTTCGACCTGCAACCACCAAGGCCCGTAAGATTCGATACGCACTGGCAACACGTCGCTGATCAGGCGCATGGCCTGCTGCGGGTTATCCAGCGGCAGCACCGCCGAGACGCGCAGATCGGCCAGTTGCTGGCGGTCGAACTGCACATGGCCGCGATACTGGCGGGCCAGTTCATCGAGCACTTCAGGCAACGGCCGGTCATCCACCACCAGTTGATGGCGTTGCCAGGCAGCCGACAACGCCGCCGGGTCGATGCTGCTGAGCCGTTGCACCTGCTCGCGGGTGATTCGAACCTGCTCGCCGGCACTGACCTGGGTCTCTTCAGGCGCCAGCGCAGTGCGCGCAGCCACTTTGGATTCGAGCATGCTCAGCAGCGTTGAGTCGTGTTCACGCTTGACCGTAAAGCGCGTGCCGAGGGCGCGCATGCGTCCGTCTTCGGTCACCACCGTGAAGGGGCGCTGGTGGTCACGGGCCACATCAATGAGGATTTCACCGCGCAGCAGTTTGATCTGTCGCTGGTTGTGGCTGAAGTCGATGTCCACCGCGCTGTTGCCGCTCATGACCAACCGCGAACCATCATCCAGAGTCAGCTGTTGCCACTGCGCCGGCGCACTGCGTTGATCGGCGAGCAGCACCGCAGGCGGATAGCTGCGCAGCAGCAGGGCCAGTGGCAAGGCCAGCAACAGCGCCCAGGTCGCGCCGCGCAGCGGCAAGCGTCGGCGCGCCACCGCGCCGGCATTCAGCGCCGCCCGGGCCGGTGCCTGCCTGGCGCGTAATGACTGCACGCCGCCAACGAAGGTCTGCAGCCGCTCGAAAGCCGCCGCATGCCGCGCATCGATTGCTTGCCAGTGTTCGAACTGTTGTCGCTCGGCATCCGTAAGCGGGCCGTCGGTGCAGCGGATGACCCAGTCGGCGGCCTGCTGCTCGATGTTTTGCAAAGGAGTCATGCCGGTTCAGACGTCCAGCGCATGATTGCAATGCACCAGCGCATTGAGCAGATGCTTGCGCACCATGCGCTCGCTGATGCCCAACTGGCTGGCTATCTCGGCCTGACGCCGGCCTTCGAGGAAATACAGCAGGAACACCTGGCGGGCGTTGTCATGCAGACCGTCGAGCACGAAGGTGATGTGCTCCAGCGATTCCAGGGTCAGCAGAATCTGCTCCGGCGACTGCTGGCAGTGCTCCAGCACATCGGCAGTCAACGCCAGCTCGCGCAGGTAGGCGTCCTCGATCTTGCGCCGCCGGGCGCGGTCGATCAGCAGATGCCGCGCCGTGGTGGTCAGAAACGCCCGCGGCTCACGCAACCGCCCGAGGCTTTCGCGCGAACCCATAATGCGCACAAAGGTGTCATGCGACAGGTCGGCGGCATTGTGCGGGCAGCCAAGCTTCTTGCGCAGCCAGGCGAACAGCCAGCCATGGTGCTCGGTGTAGAGCTCATGCACGGCTTGCTTGAGAGGGAGTTCGCTGGCGGCCATTGCGAATGCATCTGTAGATAAGAATTATTCGCAAGGTTAAACCAGCCTATGGCCATCAGCAAGGCGGGCGTGCCGGGTCAGGGCATAAGTGCCTGTCATGGACGCAGATGCACAGTATTTCTACCCACACGATTCTGCTTCAAAACAGCCTCCTGAAACACAAAGTCACATTTATTAAAAGTGAAAGTTACAGCTTACGTTTGGCGGGTCGCCGCCGAAAACGAATGGACGGTGCAGGCTTGATCACCGCAAGCCGACAGCGCTCGTTCGTTCACCATCAAGACAAGGAAGCAGCAAATGGCAGTAATCAATGGAACAGCCGGCGAAAATATACTGATCGGCACAGATGAAGATACTTATGAACTGCGGATTTCGGTCGACGGCCCGCATGGCACTGCCTTGCCCGCGGGCATTAACAAACTGACTTATGTTGGTGAGGGCGCTTTCACGGGCATTGGTAACGATGCCGATAACATTATTACCGGTGCGGCAGGCGACGATACTTTTTACGGCGGTGCTGGCGCTGATCAATTTATCGGTGGTGCTGGCTACGATACGGTGCGCTATTCCGACAGTATGGAAGCAGTGACTATTGATCTGCACACGGGGGAGCATTCCGGTATCGCTGCAGGCGATACCTTTACCGAGATCGAGGCAATCAGTGGTTCGTATTACGACGATACCTTCGTCGCTAATGGCAGTGCTATGGATGTCGATGGCGGCCATGGTCAGGACACTGTCGATTATTCGGCATCGACTGAAGGGGTGAATATCGAGACTCGCGCCGACGGCAGTGTGGTCGTTACAAGCATCGCCGCCGAGGGCAGTGCGCTGATTGATATCGAGAGGCTAATCGGTTCTGCATTTGATGACAGCTTTATCAGCAATGCGGACGCTTGGGCAGCGTACATCACGTTTGAAGGTGGCGCTGGCGACGACACCTATTACATCAACGGTACAGAAACACCGCCCATTGTCGAACACGCTGATGGCGGCATCGATGAAGTGCGGGTGTCGGTTGGTAATCCAAATGGTACTGTCCTGGCCGCGAACATCGAGAATCTGACTTATGTCGGTGATCAGTCGTATCTTGGGGTTGGTAATGACGGTGATAACATCATTCGTGGTGGGGCGGGTGACGATGCGCTATTGGGCGGCGGTGGTAACGACATACTGATCGGCGGCGCAGGTGGCGATTGGTTCTCCGGCGGCGATGGCTACGATACCGTGAGTTATGTGGACAGCTCTGTCGGTTTGCAGATCAACAGTAAGACTTTAAATGCCAGTGATATTGCTGCAGGCGATTTTTATAGCGACATCGAGGCGATCAGAGGGTCTGACCACGACGATACGTTCTTCAGCGTTAGTGACTATGTTATCGATTTCGATGGCGGCGACGGTGTCGACACGATCGACTACTCAACTTCGTACGAGGGGATCAACGTTGACGTGCGCGAGGGTGCCGGTGCGGTGGGCATCGGCGGAGAGGCTGAAGGTAGCACGCTGACCAATATTGAGATTGTCATCGGATCAAACGCCAATGACACCTTTACCAGCGGAGCAGACAGTCGCGGTACAGCCATCACGTTTGAAGGCAACGCCGGTGATGATATCTATTACATCGACACTGCGATCACACCGACCATTATTGAAGAAGAGTTTGGCGGCATTGACGAAGTTCGTGTTTCGGTAAGCAACCCGAACGGCACTGTGCTGGCCGCGAACGTAGAAAATCTGATCTACACCGGTAATGAAGCGTTCATCGGCATCGGTAACGACAGCAGTAACGTCATCACGGGTGGCGCGGGTGTTGATTCGCTGTACGGCGGTGCTGGCGATGACACCATTACTGTCACCCATGGCCTGGCCGATGGCGGCGATGGCAATGACCAACTGACCGGTACGGGCACGGGCTTCTCGCTACTGGGCGGTGCGGGTGACGATCAACTGGTGTTCAAGGCCAGTGGTTCGGCCAACGGCGGAGAGGGCGATGATTTCTATAGGGTAGAGACCTCGGATCTGGTAACGATTCGGGACGTCAGCAGCAGTTACTCCGATACGTTGTTTTTGAACATCAGCAATAGCCAACTGCTGGTTGATCGTGTCGGCGATGACCTATACCTGCATAGCTCTGTCTTTACTGCGGTAGAGACTCCGCAAGAGGGCGTACTTCTGACGGATTGGTTTGCCGGCTACGATAGCATTGAGCATATCTATACCTCGGATAATTCCCGCATTTATCTGACCGGTCAGGGTACGGCAGACTTCGTAATGGGTTGATTACCTGTCACTTTTCCCTGAAGTCTAAGACTGCTGGCAGTAAGTATGAGCGGTGTCTGCTCTTTAGTTGGCTCATCGACAAATACCTTGCTTTCGGGGGCGGGTTCTGATTCAAGAAATATCTTCGATAAACGTAAAGTAATATTTATTCATAATGAGTTTTGCGCCTTACATTCCGGCTGCCGCAGCCGAAAACGAATGGACCGTGTCGACTTCCCTCTCGAAATGACAACGCGCTCATTCATCATCAAGACAAGGAAGCAGTAAATGGCAGTTATCAATGGGACAAGCGGGGCAGATACGCTGACGGGCACCAGTGACAGTGATCAGATCAACGGTTTGGCCGGTAATGATGTGATCCATAGCAGTGCCGGGGCGGACAAGATC comes from the Pseudomonas sp. StFLB209 genome and includes:
- a CDS encoding XdhC family protein, with the protein product MESVDLLVLRTASGWLAEGRRVLLATVVRTWGSSPRPVGSMMALRDDGRTAGSVSGGCIEDDLIHRYSAAFSTQPMPVGAPQVVRYGVSADEAHRFGLPCGGTLELVLEFEPDQASLAHLLAALDDGVLMRRTLGMATGDVTLVPANQPEALQFDGATLINTLGPAYRMLLIGAGALAEYLATMALFSGFRVTVCDPRHEYRAGWSVAGAELVTGMPDDEVLAFRPDVRSCVIGLTHDPKLDDLALLAALDSPAFYVGAIGSRRNDRSRRDRLIEHFGQSEASLQRLHGPVGIFIGSKTPAEIAVSIMAQVLAIKNGVCLPDTLSVAHGKQQLERNTTDAA
- the hpaR gene encoding homoprotocatechuate degradation operon regulator HpaR gives rise to the protein MPSPRPSLTLTLLQAREAAMAFFRPSLNEHGLTEQQWRVIRILNQQGEMESYQLAEQACILKPSMTGVLARLERDGIVRRSKPAHDQRRMLVSLTEQGQQCFVSMSEDMERNYQRIQAQFGEDKMQQLLELLRELKRIEP
- a CDS encoding MFS transporter; the protein is MSNSPTREADDVQGNLVYRRITLRLIPFIFICYLFNYLDRVNVGFAKLQMLDALKFSETVYGLGAGIFFIGYVLCGLPSNLALNRFGPRRWIGLMMITWGTFSTCLLFVTTPMEFYVLRFLTGMAEAGFFPGIVLYLSRWYPNQRRGRIMALFMSAIPVSGLLGGPFSGWILNHFAHGQGGLDGWQWMFLIQGLPTVLLGLLAFKLLCDKVEDARWLSAEQQQRVRSDVANDELNRPKQASSSLASVLTMPLIWTLGFIYFCIQSGVYAINFWLPSIIKNLGFSDALVIGWISAIPYLLAGVFMLLVGRSADLRNERRWHLVVPMLMGAAGLMIAANFASVPVIAIAGLCIATMGALTGLPMFWPLPTALLSASVAAGGLALINSIGQMAGFLSPYLVGWIKDQTGSTTAALYALAALTIVGSLVALRLSRPASVPATAAT
- a CDS encoding TonB-dependent siderophore receptor — its product is MPLDTPQTFPCRLAPLALTISLASSALLGLGVPFAHAQQQAQSYNIAAGELAQVLSRFAQHSGVALMFNPQTVAGVQSQGLQGSYGVDEGFARILQGSGYQALRGANGYLLTPALQAGDSLELAPTAIGATTEQTATGHVQGYVAKRNLSATKTDTPITETPQSLSVATSDEIRDRQAETLSQSLDLTPGFTSQPTSFNRTADRFRIRGFDVESATGGSLRDGLRLQNNSYDGVQEPYGLERAEVVRGAASVLYGQLSPGGLINAVSKRPSQTSWNEVNAQLGEHDRKQLSGDFTGPLGDSDTLSYRLTVLERDSQTSADHIDNDKFYIAPALTWQPTEDTSLTLLSFYQKTATGFSAPLPWQLTKGVGDSPFAIGRHDFIGEPDYDRMDGNMSALGYEFDHRFDEHTKVSHKLRYYEADVTWRYLQVNTATLANALNTGTLGRQYSDRRERSRALASDTNVQSQWQFGNWQHTLLLGFDAYDSSYDSHNFRGNAPSLNLNNPQYGQPVVVNRNPATDRGSQIDTLQKGIYWQDQIKFDERWVLLLGGRHDWADQSTKLFRNQSHSSQSDESTTWRVGLVYKADNGLAPYLSYSESFFPVAGTDRDGVAFVPTEGKQYEVGIRYQPEGSNTLLSAAVYELTQQNVLTQDRTDINFSVQTGEVRSRGLELEARTEPVPNLSLIASYAYIDARITKSNVAAEIGQRSEDSPYHQAALWADYRLHALGIPNLRIGGGARYKGSTQASGVPSGMPAYTLFDARASYEIDPHWEVALNANNLTNKRYTYCEFAICRYGDERQLVSTLSYRW
- a CDS encoding FecR family protein yields the protein MTPLQNIEQQAADWVIRCTDGPLTDAERQQFEHWQAIDARHAAAFERLQTFVGGVQSLRARQAPARAALNAGAVARRRLPLRGATWALLLALPLALLLRSYPPAVLLADQRSAPAQWQQLTLDDGSRLVMSGNSAVDIDFSHNQRQIKLLRGEILIDVARDHQRPFTVVTEDGRMRALGTRFTVKREHDSTLLSMLESKVAARTALAPEETQVSAGEQVRITREQVQRLSSIDPAALSAAWQRHQLVVDDRPLPEVLDELARQYRGHVQFDRQQLADLRVSAVLPLDNPQQAMRLISDVLPVRIESYGPWWLQVERIAASAAK
- a CDS encoding sigma-70 family RNA polymerase sigma factor; translated protein: MAASELPLKQAVHELYTEHHGWLFAWLRKKLGCPHNAADLSHDTFVRIMGSRESLGRLREPRAFLTTTARHLLIDRARRRKIEDAYLRELALTADVLEHCQQSPEQILLTLESLEHITFVLDGLHDNARQVFLLYFLEGRRQAEIASQLGISERMVRKHLLNALVHCNHALDV
- a CDS encoding calcium-binding protein, which codes for MAVINGTAGENILIGTDEDTYELRISVDGPHGTALPAGINKLTYVGEGAFTGIGNDADNIITGAAGDDTFYGGAGADQFIGGAGYDTVRYSDSMEAVTIDLHTGEHSGIAAGDTFTEIEAISGSYYDDTFVANGSAMDVDGGHGQDTVDYSASTEGVNIETRADGSVVVTSIAAEGSALIDIERLIGSAFDDSFISNADAWAAYITFEGGAGDDTYYINGTETPPIVEHADGGIDEVRVSVGNPNGTVLAANIENLTYVGDQSYLGVGNDGDNIIRGGAGDDALLGGGGNDILIGGAGGDWFSGGDGYDTVSYVDSSVGLQINSKTLNASDIAAGDFYSDIEAIRGSDHDDTFFSVSDYVIDFDGGDGVDTIDYSTSYEGINVDVREGAGAVGIGGEAEGSTLTNIEIVIGSNANDTFTSGADSRGTAITFEGNAGDDIYYIDTAITPTIIEEEFGGIDEVRVSVSNPNGTVLAANVENLIYTGNEAFIGIGNDSSNVITGGAGVDSLYGGAGDDTITVTHGLADGGDGNDQLTGTGTGFSLLGGAGDDQLVFKASGSANGGEGDDFYRVETSDLVTIRDVSSSYSDTLFLNISNSQLLVDRVGDDLYLHSSVFTAVETPQEGVLLTDWFAGYDSIEHIYTSDNSRIYLTGQGTADFVMG